Proteins encoded together in one Verrucomicrobiota bacterium window:
- a CDS encoding metalloregulator ArsR/SmtB family transcription factor has product MNSPSYLKLLSLLSDPTRLRILYLLREQELSVAEVQECLHLGQSRISSHLRQLKDIGLLEDRREGQRTYYSWNISFTEKVQEVINLALKAATELPDNQKDSEALQLILKKRKALTEKYFNTLAGRLGKNYCPGRSWEAIGHLLLELIPSITIADLGAGEGLLSQLLANRAKKVIAVDNSARMVEVGEQLAKENGIHNLEYRLGDLEAPPIRAGSIDLVILCQALHHAAEPEKALRAAYKILKTGGRLLVLDLNQHQFEKARTLYADTWLGFAESDIQKMLARAHFVDIHTNIVAKENESPYFQTLLCSARK; this is encoded by the coding sequence ATGAATTCTCCATCTTATCTAAAGTTATTGTCACTGTTATCCGACCCTACTCGCTTGCGCATTCTTTACCTTCTCAGAGAACAAGAACTATCTGTTGCAGAGGTACAAGAATGTCTGCACCTAGGCCAATCTCGTATTTCCTCCCATTTGCGCCAACTCAAGGACATAGGATTATTAGAAGATAGAAGAGAAGGACAAAGGACTTATTATTCTTGGAATATTAGCTTCACAGAAAAAGTTCAAGAGGTCATTAACTTAGCCCTAAAAGCTGCTACCGAACTACCTGATAATCAAAAAGATAGCGAAGCATTGCAGCTTATTCTAAAAAAACGGAAAGCCCTTACAGAGAAATATTTTAATACATTAGCCGGACGTTTGGGGAAAAATTATTGTCCAGGACGATCTTGGGAGGCTATCGGCCATCTACTGCTAGAACTTATACCCTCAATTACCATTGCTGATTTGGGAGCCGGTGAAGGCCTACTTTCTCAACTTCTTGCCAACAGAGCCAAAAAAGTCATCGCTGTAGATAACTCAGCACGGATGGTAGAGGTGGGAGAACAGCTAGCCAAAGAAAATGGCATACATAATTTAGAATACCGTTTGGGAGACCTTGAAGCCCCCCCTATTCGAGCGGGCTCAATTGATCTAGTTATTCTTTGCCAAGCCCTTCATCATGCAGCGGAACCTGAAAAAGCCCTCCGAGCCGCTTATAAAATTCTAAAAACAGGAGGCCGACTCCTTGTTCTAGACTTGAATCAACACCAATTCGAAAAGGCTCGAACCCTCTATGCAGATACATGGCTGGGATTCGCCGAGTCAGATATCCAAAAAATGCTCGCCCGCGCTCATTTTGTAGATATTCACACTAATATTGTAGCAAAAGAAAACGAAAGCCCTTATTTCCAAACTCTACTGTGCTCCGCCAGAAAATAA